A genomic window from Lycium barbarum isolate Lr01 chromosome 4, ASM1917538v2, whole genome shotgun sequence includes:
- the LOC132634973 gene encoding ethylene-responsive transcription factor ERF027-like: MADSQNPNNSSQINQPVQPSESSKTPVCPIPPPLPAETHIQTTSTPYKPNPLSNIGILENTKSPKTVQLQNNIPPTVTTTTMSSTSSSGGSPSRPSSGKHAVFRGIRSRSGKWVSEIREPRKTTRIWLGTYPTPEMAAAAYDVAALALKGGDAVINFPGNINLYPSLPPSPSSANIRKAAASAALLMKIETGENTVGTQPGVDDQSSGSAQMLATTDEYIDEEALFDMPNLLVDMAEGMMVSPPRMNSSRSDDSPGNSDAESLWSY; the protein is encoded by the exons atggctGACTCTCAAAATCCTAATAATTCCAGCCAAATAAATCAACCTGTTCAACCTAGTGAAAGTTCTAAAACACCAGTTTGCCCTATTCCTCCACCACTGCCTGCAGAGACTCATATTCAAACAACTAGTACACCTTATAAACCTAATCCATTATCAAACATTGGAATATTAGAAAACACAAAATCTCCAAAAACCGTTCAactacaaaataatataccaccAACTGTAACCACCACCACCATGAGTTCCACATCATCGTCGGGTGGTTCACCAAGCCGCCCTTCAAGTGGAAAACATGCCGTATTCCGAGGAATACGCAGTAGAAGTGGGAAATGGGTGTCTGAAATTAGAGAACCACGTAAGACTACAAGAATATGGTTAGGAACTTACCCTACACCTGAAATGGCTGCTGCTGCATACGATGTCGCAGCATTGGCTTTAAAAGGTGGAGATGCTGTCATAAATTTCCCCGGTAACATTAATTTGTATCCTTCACTTCCTCCTTCGCCATCATCGGCAAATATAAGAAAAGCAGCTGCCAGCGCTGCGTTGCTGATGAAGATAGAAACTGGAGAAAACACAGTCGGGACTCAGCCAG GTGTTGATGATCAATCTTCGGGAAGTGCACAAATGTTGGCAACTACGGATGAATACATCGACGAGGAGGCATTATTTGATATGCCTAATTTGCTGGTTGACATGGCAGAGGGAATGATGGTGAGCCCGCCAAGAATGAACTCATCGCGGTCAGATGATTCACCGGGAAATTCTGATGCAGAAAGTCTTTGGAGCTATTAA